The Candidatus Planktophila sp. genome contains the following window.
GTTAATTATCTCTGGCACTTTAAAGATCATCTCGTTTAAGTGTGCCGATTGTTTTATTTCGCCGTTGACTCTGGCAGTTATCAACTGTGTTCCAGGAATAAAATCAGTATCTATCCATGGGCCTATGGGACAGAAAGTGTCGAAGCCTTTAGCCCGGGTCCACTGGCCATCTTTCTTTTGCAAGTCACGAGCGGTGACATCATTTGCAATTGTGTAACCGAAGATCACATCATTAACGCGCACTTGTGGAACATCTCTGCAGAGTCGACCGATAACTATCGCAAGCTCAGACTCATGATCTACTCGCTCTGACATATCTGGCCAGACAATTGTGTCGTTGGGACCGATCACCGAGGTATTTGGCTTTAAAAAGATTATCGGCTCATCTGGAACTACGCCGCCCATTTCAGCTGCATGATCGGCGTAGTTCTTGCCAATGCAGACAACTTTGGAGCGCGGAATAACTGGCGCTAAGAGGCGAACTTTAGTGAGAGCAATTGTCGCTGCACTTTTTTGAACTCCAGAGTAAATCGGATCACCCGTTATGACGTGGATCAGTCCATCCTCTTCTAAAACCCCAAAAAGTGGATCAGTGCCAAGACCAGAATCGGGACCGGGAGAGAAACGAACAATGCGCATTGGGCGATTCTATCGCCTACTCGTGGTCCTCAATCTCAACATCTAAACGCTCAATTAAAACGCTACTAATTCTGCGGCGGCGACCGAGTGGGCGTTCAGATGTAACCGACCAGCCATTAAGTGAGATTGTGCTACCCGCGATTGGAACTCGTCCAAGCTTTTGTGCCATTAGCCCACCAATAGTGTCAACATTGTCGAAATCAGATTCGCTAATTTCAATCTTTAACTCAGCTGCTAGATCTTGGATGTGCAACGTAGCATTTGCACGAGCTTTATCAGGTGTTAGCCACGTAAAGTGATCTTCACCATCGTCGAACTCATCCTCGATTTCTCCAACAATCTCTTCAATAATATCCTCAATAGTAATAATTCCGGCAGTTCCACCATATTCATCGACAACGACTGCTAAGTGAATTTGATTTCTTTGCATCTCTTTTAAGAGTTCATCGGCCATCTTTATTTCTGGGATAAAGTTAGCAGGGCGCATATGCTGTTCAATACTTTCACTCTGTTCGGCTTCATGATGATCCAAAGCGCGCTTAGCTAAATCTTTAACATACACGATTCCAATAATATTGTCGGGACCTGTTCCAACCACTGGAATTCTAGAAAAACCAGAGCGTAAGGCGAGAGATAGACCTTGACGTAAAGTTTTATCCTTCTCAATCCAGACCATTTCAGTTCGAGGCACCATTAATTCACGTACTAATGTATCTCCGAGCTCAAAAACTGAGTGAATCATCTCGTGTTCATTAGATTCAACAAGACCCCGCTCGTGAGCCTGATCCACTAAATCACGCAACTCAGCCTCTGAAGTAAATGGGCCGGAGCGAAAACCTTTGCCTGGAGTGATTGCATTTCCAACGGTAATGAGAAGTTTTGTGACTGGACCTAAAATGAATGCCAGTCCATAAGCCACAATGATTCCGTAGCGAGCATATTTATGGGGTTGCTGTTTGCCTAAAGTCCGTGGACCCACACCAACTACTACATACGACAGAACGACCATAATCAAAACCGTGAGTGCCATTGCCTGAGCTGATGGATAGTTTCGAAGAAAAATCGAGGCAAGCAATACCGTCGCAGTTAATTCACACAGTTTGCGTACGAGCAGAATTACGTTCAAGTAACGAGCTGGTTGAGCACTGTACTTGCGCAGTAATGCACCACCGCGCTTGCCTTCTAGCTCTTCGACAACGATTCGTGAAATTGAAGTAAGTGCTGCTTCACTCGCTGCAAGAAAGCCGGCAAAGGCTAATAACGCGATGATGCTGATAATTGCGATCGGACTCATTGTGTTTTCTTCCAGTTTTCTACTATCTCCTCTTGCAGGGAAAACATAATTCGCTCTTCATCTGGTTCTGCATGGTCATAACCAACTATGTGTAACAGGCCGTGAACCGCCAAAATATAAATTTCATGTTCGGTAGTATGCCCAGCTGCTTGTGCTTGGGTCGCGGCAAAGAGTGGACTAATCATAATATCGCCAAGAGTTACGACATCCCCATCATTTTCTGGCATATCCATAGGAAAAGAGAGAACATCAGTACTGCCGAGTTCATTCATCCATTTATTATGCAGTTCGCTCATGTATTCATCATCAATAAAACCAACGCTTAAATCACAATCTGCGTTGAGATTGAGTTTGGTCATAGCAAACAAAAGTAGCGAAGTTACTTCACTTGAAGGAACTAACTGCCCTGAGGAATTTGTGACTTCAATACTCATTTATTGCCGAATCGGACGAATTGAATGGCGCTGCTCATCAAAGAGTTCATAAGCCTTAACAATGTCTCCTATTAAACGATGGCGAACTACGTCCTCGGCCGTTAATTCGAGGAAGGCTATGTCGTCGATATCGTCCAAAATATCTCTAACTACGCGCAAACCAGAGTGTTGTCCGTTAGGCAGGTCAATTTGCGTAACATCTCCAGTAATAACCATCTTTGAACCAAATCCCAATCGAGTCAAAAACATTTTCATCTGTTCAGGCGTGGTGTTTTGCGCTTCATCTAGGATAATAAAGGCATCATTCAAGGAACGCCCGCGCATATATGCAAGTGGTGCAACTTCAATTACTCCAGTTTGCATTAATCGAGGCACTGTTTCTAAATCAATCATGTCGTGCAGAGCATCGAATAGAGGGCGTAAGTACGGATCGATTTTCTCACTGAGCGTACCCGGTAGGAAACCTAAATGCTCCCCTGCCTCAACTGCAGGTCGAGTCAAAATAATTCGATTGACACTTTTGTTGTGCAACGCCGCGATCGCCATGGCCATCGCCAGATATGTTTTACCAGTACCCGCAGGTCCTATTCCAAAAGTTATGGTGTGATTATCAATCGCATCTACATATCGCTTTTGATTTGCCGTCTTTGGGCGAATCGTGCGGCCTCTATTAGTTAAGATATTAAGCGATAGAACTTCAGCTGGATGATCAACTGGTTTACTTTCGAGCATTGCAATTGAGCGATTAACGGAATCAACGGTCAAAATATTTCCTGATCGAATTACTACCATGAGCTCTACGAAGAGATTTTCCAGATTGCTACAATCAAAGTGTGGACCTCGTAATGTAATTTCATTTCCGCGGACCGTGATATTTACCGAAGGAAATGCCGCTTCGATTGCCCGTAAGTTGTCATCGTGTGGGCCAATTAATGCGACCATAGGAATGGCGATTGGTACGGTGATTAATATTCGCTCCATGTGAGGCTAAATCTATCTTTAACCAGGTGGCCAGGCCAGCGAGCGACCACCAAGAAGATGAAGATGGGCGTGGAAGACGCTCTGACCAGCCTCTGCACCAGTGTTAAAGACGTTTCGGTAGCCCACAAGGCCTCTTTCACTGGCTATCTGCGCGGCCGCGGTGAAAAGCTCGGCGGTAATAGTTGGTGAGATTCGAGCTAGGGCCGCTGCGTTTTCTACATGCAACTTCGGAACAATCAAGACATGGGTTGGAGCTTGTGGGTTAATGTCGTTAAAAGCCAGAACGTTTTCACTGCTAAATATGATATCTGCCGGAATCTCGCCGGTGATTATTCGGCAAAAGAGACAGGTTGAATCTAAATCCACGTAATCACCATACCTTGAGAAGTGCAGATACGGCGGCGACCGCGGCGATTCCGGCGTGCGCTGAGCGCAGAATTGGGCGGCCCATTAACGCAACCTTAGCGCCGGCCTCTTTGAATGCTTCGAGTTCGGTTGAGGTGATTCCGCCTTCTGGGCCGATAATTATTAGTAAGTGTGCAACGTTATGCGATGAGATGCAGTCGCTGAGCTTTACATCACTGCTTTCGTGAAAGGCAATTGCTAAATCACTTAACTTTATTGCTTCGCAAATCTGCTCAGTGGTAGCGATATCGGTGACTTCAGGAATCCGTAATCGACGCGACTGTTTGCTGGCTTCGCGCGCAGTAACTGAAAACTTTTCAGATACTTTCCCAATACTTCGAGCCGCAGCCCAAGGGACGATTCGATCAACGCCGGCTTCAGTTAATAGCTCAATCGCCTCTTTAGCACGATCACTTTTAGGCAACGCTTGCACAACAGTAATAGTTGTTGCAAGCGCCTCTTGAAAACCAGTTGCAATCACTTCAACTTCCATTGACTTTTTCCTTATGGCAAATGCTTTTACTTGGCTCCAAGCACCTGTGCCATCAGCGAGCATAAAAACATCGCCTGCAGCAATACGTAGAACTCGGATAGCGTGGTTAGCATCTTCGTTATTGAACTCGTAACTTTGCCCAACTTTCGTGGGAAGATTATCTACAAAAAATAGAGTTAACATTATTTAGTAAATGCACCTTTAATTTTAGAAAAGATTCCACCATCATGGCTCTTCACATGGGCATCCCCGGCGCTTTCCCCACGTAATCGTGCGAACTTCTTTAAAAGCTCCTCTTCCTCACGGCTCAATTTAGTTGGAGTAGCAACCTCAATATGAACAATTAAATCTCCTCGACCACCATTGCGAAGTCGACCCATTCCTTTACCTTTTATTACTACCGGTGCGCCATTTTGCGTCCCAGCTTTAATGTGCACATCTACCGGACCATCCAAGGATTCGACACTAACTTTTGTGCCTAACGCTGCAGCGCTCATTGAAATCGATAAGGACATGTGCAACGTATCTCTATCCCGGATTAAATATTCATGTTCGATCTCAACTATTTCAACATAGACATCGCCAGCGGGTCCGCCGCCATGTCCCACTTCTCCACGTCCAGATAGTTGAATTCGATTTCCTGTTTCAACTCCTGCAGGAATTTTGACGTGTAAATCTTGGCGAGCACGTACTCGACCTTCGCCGGCACATTCGCGGCAAGGGTTGGCGATGATGCTTCCATAACCAGAGCATGGACGACATGGGCGCGATGTCATTACCTGGCCAATAACAGAGCGAACCACATGCTGGGTTTCACCGCGACCTTTACAGACATTACACATGGTTGGTTGCTCGCCATCTATGCCACCGCTGCCTTCACATTTAGGGCAGACAATCGCACTTTCAACACTTATGTCACGTTCCACACCAAAGCAGGCTTCATGCAAAGTAACTTCAATTCGAATGAGTGAGTCTTGACCTGCACGCATACGTGGACGAGGACCACGTGAACCACCACCACCAAAGAATGCATCCATGATGTCACTAAATCCGCCACCAAAGTTAGCTCCACCAAAGTTGGTTCCGCCCATATCGTAGTTCTGACGTTTCTGTGGATCACTCAACGTTTCATAAGAGGCAGTGATCTCTTTGAACTTATCTTGAACCGCTGGATCTGGATTAACATCCGGGTGAAGTTCACGGGCTAACTTGCGATATGCCCGCTTAATTTCATCGGCCGATGCTTCACGCGAGACCCCTAAAGTTTGGTAATGATCTGCCACTTATGCACCTTCGTTTATGTATCGTCCGACATATCTGGCAACTGCCGATACTGCTGCCATTGAACCTGCGTAATCCATACGTGTGGGCCCAATAATTCCAAGGGCACCTAGTGGTACATCATCGGATCCATAACCAACGGCCACTAAAGATGTCGAGCGAAGATTCACATCCTGTTGTTCGCCACCGATGCGTACTTTAATACTTTGGCCAGCATCGCCTAGCAAGCGAAGTAAAACAACTTGCTCCTCTAAGGCCTCTAAGACCGGATGCATAGTGGTTGAAAAATCCTCTTGAAACCTTGCTAAGTTTGCAGTTCCGGCTAAAACTATCTTCTCTTCATGACGTTCCATCGCCATTTCAATAACCGATGACATAACAATTGCAACGTTCTTACGATCACTGTGTGAATAACTTTCCAGAATCCCGCTAATGCGGTCGGCAACATCGGGTAAACGATGTCCCATCATTTGTGTATTTAGCTGCGCGCGCAAGGTTTGCAGAAAATGCTCAGATACATCTTCTGCTAATTCAATTACTCGTTGCTCTATTCTTCCTGCATCGGTAATCAGTACCATCATGAGCCGTGCTGGGGTTAGGGAGACTAATTCGATATGTCGGACCCGTGATTTAACCATCGACGGATACTGCACCACTGCCACTTGTTTAGTTACATCTGCCAGTAAGCGAACTGTCCTCATCACAACATCATCTAAATCTAAGGCTCCTTCTAAGAAAACCTCAATGGCTCGACGCTCAGCACTAGATAAAGGTTTAACTTCAGCTAACTTATCAACGAAGACTCGGTAACCTCGATCTGTAGGAATCCGACCAGCACTTGTATGTGGCTGGGTGATCAAGCCTTCCTCCTCTAAGACCGCCATTTCATTGCGAATAGTGGCCGGGGAGATACCTAAACCATGACGATCTGCGATGGATTTTGAGCCGACAGGCTCCTGCGTTGCGACATATTCGTCGACAATTGCACGGAGGATTTCTAGACGGCGTGATGACATAGTGTGGACAAGGATACTAGAAAGTTATTTCTCGCACGATTCGATCTGCAATCAAGCGCCCTATAGGGGTTAATACCACTCGATTATCTGTGATTTCTATGAATCCATTCTCACCAAAGTTGGCTAAGCGATCAATTTGCGCTGTGGAAAGTGCGTTAATCGCTAGACCCTCACGCATGCGAATCCTCAGCATTATCGATTCGACAGTAATCTGCTCCGGCGTTAATACTTCACTCTCTGCAATCGGTGTCTCTGCGGCAAATAACTTTTGCTTATATGCCGTTGGATGTTTAATATTCCAAAACCTTTTTCCATTAATGTGTGAATGTGCACCTGGTCCTAGCCCCCACCAGTTTCTATTCTCCCAGTATGCGATATTGTGTCGGCATTCATAGTGCGGCTTTGACCAGTTAGAGAGTTCGTACCACGAGAGACCATGTGTTTGGCACACTTGATCGACAAGTAAATACATATCGGCCATCAAATCATCATCGGGCATTGTTAAATCTCCGCGTTTAATTTGGGCCGCTAACTTTGTTCCGCTTTCAACGATTAAAGCGTATGCACTGATGTGATCGATATCTAGTGACAGGGCTGTTGTAACCGTTTCACGCCAATCATCGAGTGATTCACCGGGTGTTCCGTAAATAAGATCGACGCTGATACTTGCAAAACCCGCAGCACGTGCCATGTCTACAGCTTGCTTTACGTTTTCGGGATTATGCGTGCGATCTAGAACAGCCAAGACATGTGGTTTAGCTGACTGCATTCCAAAAGATATTCGGTTGAAGCCAACCTCAATGTAACGGCTAAGTTTTTCAGCCGTAACCGAATCTGGATTTGCCTCTAACGTTATTTCGCAATCACTGTTCAAGCCATTGCGAGCCTTAATTGCGGCAACGACTCGGCCTAAATCATCGGCCGGCAAGAGTGATGGGGTTCCTCCCCCAAAGAAAATCGTTGGGACTTCATCTAGGGGTGCTGCATCGAGCTCTCTTAAAACCGCATCGATGTAGTCATTGCTAACAATCTCTAATGTGGCACCAACTTGAAGTTCGTTAGGAGTGTAGGTATTAAAATCACAGTAACCACAGCGCTTAATGCAGTACGGGATATGAACATAGAAAGAGAGAGACATAGTTAGAGTTTTCGTGCAGCTTTCACCTTTTCAATATCGGCATCGGTTGCAAGGGCGGCGACGAAGGCCTCTTGAGGGACCTCAACTCGACCCACCATCTTCATGCGCTTCTTACCTTCTTTTTGCTTCTCAAGAAGTTTGCGTTTACGTGAAATATCTCCGCCATAGCACTTAGCCAAAACATCCTTACGGATCGCACTAATGCTTTCGCGGGCAATAATTCGAGAGCCGATTGCTGCCTGAATAGGAACATCAAACTGTTGACGTGGAATAAGTTGGCGAAGTTTTCCAGTCATCATGACGCCATAGGCGTAGGCCTTATCGCGGTGAACTATTGCGCTAAAAGCATCAACGGCCTCGCCCTGTAACAAGATATCGACCTTTACTAAGTTGCCTTCAGCATCACCCTTTTCTTCATAATCCAATGAGGCGTAACCTTTAGTGCGAGATTTAAGTTGATCAAAGAAGTCAAAAACGATTTCTGCAAGTGGTAGGTCGTAACGTATTTCAACGCGATCCTCTGAAATGTAATCCATACCAAGTAATTGGCCGCGACGTTCTTGGCATAACTCCATGATCGTGCCAATAAATTCAGAGGGCGCCAGAATCGTAGATTTAACTATTGGCTCTTTTACAACGGCTACTTTCCCATTCGGGAACTCTGATGGATTAGTAACGCGAACTTCTTTGCCATCATCCATCGTTACGTTGTATACAACGTTAGGAGCAGTTGAAATTAAATTCAACTTGTGTTCGCGCTCTAACCGTTCACGAACAATCTCCATATGCAAAAGACCTAAAAAGCCACAACGAAAACCGAAACCAAGTGCGGCAGAGCTTTCAGGTTCATAAACGAGGGCTGCATCATTTAACTGCAACTTATCTAATGCATCACGCAGGGCAGGAAAATCTGCGCCATCTAATGGAAATAGACCTGAAAAAACCATAGGTTTTGGATCTTTATATCCAGCTAATGCATGTTTTGTGGGGTTGTTGTACGTTGTAATCGTGTCACCTACACGTGATTGGCGAACATCTTTTACGCCAGTAATTAAATATCCGACTTCACCAACGCCTAGACCTTTAGATGCAACAGGTTCTGGTGAAATCACTCCGACTTCCAATGCCTCGTGGCGTACGCCAGTTGAAAACATCTGAATCTGTTCACCTGGAGTTAAATGACCATCTATCACACGAACATAGGTAACCACCCCGCGATAGCTGTCATAAACCGAGTCAAAGATTAAGGCGCGAGCTGGCGCAACGGGGTCGCCTGTAGGGGCTGGAATCTGTTTTACGATTTGATCGAGTAGCTCTTTAACACCATCACCAGTTTTACCTGAAACGCGCAGGCAGTCTTCAGGTTCGCAGCCAATGAGTTTTGCGAGCTCTGCGGCAAATTTTTCTGGTTGAGCGTTTGGTAAATCTATTTTATTCAGGACTGGAATTATCGTTAAATTATTTTCCATAGCTAAATATAAGTTGGCCAAAGTCTGCGCTTCGATACCTTGAGCGCAATCAACTAGTAAAACCGCGCCTTCACAAGCAGCCAGAGAACGTGAAACTTCATAGGTAAAGTCGACGTGACCCGGTGTATCGATCATGTTCAAGATATATTCATTGCCATCGATTCCACTGCGCCACGGCAGTCGAACGGCCTGGGATTTAATGGTGATTCCGCGTTCGCGTTCGATATCCATGCGATCTAAATACTGCGCGCGCATATTTCGTGGGTCGACGACTTCTGTAATACCCAACATGCGATCGGCAAGAGTTGATTTACCGTGATCGATGTGAGCGATGATGCAGAAGTTACGTATCTGCGCCGGATCAGTTGATGCTGGTTGCGGCGCCTTGGCAAGTGAAATTGCAGGCATGAACCTAGCCTCGCTTTAAAGTATTAGAAGAATTAACGTGCGCCGGCTTTGGCAGCAGCCTTAGCCATTGATGACTTCTTGTTAGCTGCAGAGTTCTTATGAAGGACACCCTTTTGAACTGCAACATCCAACGCCTTTGAGGCGGTGCGAAGTTCAGTCGTAATAACAGCAGAGTCACCAGTAGTAACTGCATCACGGAATTTACGGACAGCGGTCTTAATAGATGAGCCCACGGACTTATTGCGAAGGCGCGCCTTCTCGTTGGTCTTAATGCGCTTAATCTGGGACTTGATATTTGCCACGCTGTAGTACTCCGGACTCTTGTAGTTAGTGAAGGGTAAAGGTTACCTGCTTGGGCTCGAAGGCTCAAATCAGGGTTAAAATCAGGTGGTAATAATGCCTGAGGATGAGGCGCGGCGGCGTTTGCGTGCCCCCGCCTTTGGCGCTTCAGGCCTAGTTTGCTCAATCTCATCCGTTGCATCAATTAATACATCGGCGTTGAGTGATTCGTGAAACTCATGCTCAGTGGCATCATTCTCGTCGGCATCTTCATGCCTAGATGATGGAACATCGAGCTGTGGCATTGGTGCCTTTATCTTGACCGGCTCCATATGAATATGTATTCCGCGACCATTACAAGCATCACACGTTGTTGAAAAGGCCTCGATCAGACCCTGACCAACGCGTTTGCGTGTCATTTGAACAAGGCCAAGAGATGTAACTTCTGCGACTTGATGCTTAGTGCGATCGCGTCCAAGGGATTCAACTAAACGGCGTAGAACCATTTCTCGGTTAGATTCAAGGATCATGTCGATGAAGTCAATGACAACGATTCCACCTAAGTCGCGAAGACGTAGTTGACGCGCAATCTCTTCAGCGGCCTCAAGGTTATTTTTAGTAACGGTCTCTTCAAGATTTCCACCCTTGCCGATGAACTTACCGGTGTTTACATCGATAACTATCATCGCTTCAGTACGATCAATAACAAGGGAACCGCCCGATGGCAGATATACCTTGCGATCAAATGCCTTAGCTAACTGCTCTTCAACGCGGAAATCTGCGAATAAGTCGCCGGTGCCGGTGTATTTTTCAATCTTAGTTGTGAGCTCAGGTGCAATAAAGCCAAGATAATTAGTAACTTCATCCCAAGCACTCGAACCTTGAACCGTTAACTTTCGGAAATCCTCATTGAAGATATCGCGAATAACACGGACTGCAAGATCAGGCTCTTGATACAGCGCGGCAGGTGGATGGAAGTTTGGATTCTCACTTTTAGCATAAATATCATCCCACTGTG
Protein-coding sequences here:
- a CDS encoding fumarylacetoacetate hydrolase family protein; its protein translation is MRIVRFSPGPDSGLGTDPLFGVLEEDGLIHVITGDPIYSGVQKSAATIALTKVRLLAPVIPRSKVVCIGKNYADHAAEMGGVVPDEPIIFLKPNTSVIGPNDTIVWPDMSERVDHESELAIVIGRLCRDVPQVRVNDVIFGYTIANDVTARDLQKKDGQWTRAKGFDTFCPIGPWIDTDFIPGTQLITARVNGEIKQSAHLNEMIFKVPEIINFVTRVMTLLPGDIILTGTPAGIGPMIAGGTATMSIEGLGELTNKVSRN
- a CDS encoding hemolysin family protein; the encoded protein is MSPIAIISIIALLAFAGFLAASEAALTSISRIVVEELEGKRGGALLRKYSAQPARYLNVILLVRKLCELTATVLLASIFLRNYPSAQAMALTVLIMVVLSYVVVGVGPRTLGKQQPHKYARYGIIVAYGLAFILGPVTKLLITVGNAITPGKGFRSGPFTSEAELRDLVDQAHERGLVESNEHEMIHSVFELGDTLVRELMVPRTEMVWIEKDKTLRQGLSLALRSGFSRIPVVGTGPDNIIGIVYVKDLAKRALDHHEAEQSESIEQHMRPANFIPEIKMADELLKEMQRNQIHLAVVVDEYGGTAGIITIEDIIEEIVGEIEDEFDDGEDHFTWLTPDKARANATLHIQDLAAELKIEISESDFDNVDTIGGLMAQKLGRVPIAGSTISLNGWSVTSERPLGRRRRISSVLIERLDVEIEDHE
- the ybeY gene encoding rRNA maturation RNase YbeY; its protein translation is MSIEVTNSSGQLVPSSEVTSLLLFAMTKLNLNADCDLSVGFIDDEYMSELHNKWMNELGSTDVLSFPMDMPENDGDVVTLGDIMISPLFAATQAQAAGHTTEHEIYILAVHGLLHIVGYDHAEPDEERIMFSLQEEIVENWKKTQ
- a CDS encoding PhoH family protein, producing the protein MERILITVPIAIPMVALIGPHDDNLRAIEAAFPSVNITVRGNEITLRGPHFDCSNLENLFVELMVVIRSGNILTVDSVNRSIAMLESKPVDHPAEVLSLNILTNRGRTIRPKTANQKRYVDAIDNHTITFGIGPAGTGKTYLAMAMAIAALHNKSVNRIILTRPAVEAGEHLGFLPGTLSEKIDPYLRPLFDALHDMIDLETVPRLMQTGVIEVAPLAYMRGRSLNDAFIILDEAQNTTPEQMKMFLTRLGFGSKMVITGDVTQIDLPNGQHSGLRVVRDILDDIDDIAFLELTAEDVVRHRLIGDIVKAYELFDEQRHSIRPIRQ
- a CDS encoding histidine triad nucleotide-binding protein, with the protein product MDLDSTCLFCRIITGEIPADIIFSSENVLAFNDINPQAPTHVLIVPKLHVENAAALARISPTITAELFTAAAQIASERGLVGYRNVFNTGAEAGQSVFHAHLHLLGGRSLAWPPG
- a CDS encoding 16S rRNA (uracil(1498)-N(3))-methyltransferase encodes the protein MLTLFFVDNLPTKVGQSYEFNNEDANHAIRVLRIAAGDVFMLADGTGAWSQVKAFAIRKKSMEVEVIATGFQEALATTITVVQALPKSDRAKEAIELLTEAGVDRIVPWAAARSIGKVSEKFSVTAREASKQSRRLRIPEVTDIATTEQICEAIKLSDLAIAFHESSDVKLSDCISSHNVAHLLIIIGPEGGITSTELEAFKEAGAKVALMGRPILRSAHAGIAAVAAVSALLKVW
- the dnaJ gene encoding molecular chaperone DnaJ: MADHYQTLGVSREASADEIKRAYRKLARELHPDVNPDPAVQDKFKEITASYETLSDPQKRQNYDMGGTNFGGANFGGGFSDIMDAFFGGGGSRGPRPRMRAGQDSLIRIEVTLHEACFGVERDISVESAIVCPKCEGSGGIDGEQPTMCNVCKGRGETQHVVRSVIGQVMTSRPCRPCSGYGSIIANPCRECAGEGRVRARQDLHVKIPAGVETGNRIQLSGRGEVGHGGGPAGDVYVEIVEIEHEYLIRDRDTLHMSLSISMSAAALGTKVSVESLDGPVDVHIKAGTQNGAPVVIKGKGMGRLRNGGRGDLIVHIEVATPTKLSREEEELLKKFARLRGESAGDAHVKSHDGGIFSKIKGAFTK
- the hrcA gene encoding heat-inducible transcriptional repressor HrcA, with translation MSSRRLEILRAIVDEYVATQEPVGSKSIADRHGLGISPATIRNEMAVLEEEGLITQPHTSAGRIPTDRGYRVFVDKLAEVKPLSSAERRAIEVFLEGALDLDDVVMRTVRLLADVTKQVAVVQYPSMVKSRVRHIELVSLTPARLMMVLITDAGRIEQRVIELAEDVSEHFLQTLRAQLNTQMMGHRLPDVADRISGILESYSHSDRKNVAIVMSSVIEMAMERHEEKIVLAGTANLARFQEDFSTTMHPVLEALEEQVVLLRLLGDAGQSIKVRIGGEQQDVNLRSTSLVAVGYGSDDVPLGALGIIGPTRMDYAGSMAAVSAVARYVGRYINEGA
- the hemW gene encoding radical SAM family heme chaperone HemW; amino-acid sequence: MSLSFYVHIPYCIKRCGYCDFNTYTPNELQVGATLEIVSNDYIDAVLRELDAAPLDEVPTIFFGGGTPSLLPADDLGRVVAAIKARNGLNSDCEITLEANPDSVTAEKLSRYIEVGFNRISFGMQSAKPHVLAVLDRTHNPENVKQAVDMARAAGFASISVDLIYGTPGESLDDWRETVTTALSLDIDHISAYALIVESGTKLAAQIKRGDLTMPDDDLMADMYLLVDQVCQTHGLSWYELSNWSKPHYECRHNIAYWENRNWWGLGPGAHSHINGKRFWNIKHPTAYKQKLFAAETPIAESEVLTPEQITVESIMLRIRMREGLAINALSTAQIDRLANFGENGFIEITDNRVVLTPIGRLIADRIVREITF
- the lepA gene encoding translation elongation factor 4 → MPAISLAKAPQPASTDPAQIRNFCIIAHIDHGKSTLADRMLGITEVVDPRNMRAQYLDRMDIERERGITIKSQAVRLPWRSGIDGNEYILNMIDTPGHVDFTYEVSRSLAACEGAVLLVDCAQGIEAQTLANLYLAMENNLTIIPVLNKIDLPNAQPEKFAAELAKLIGCEPEDCLRVSGKTGDGVKELLDQIVKQIPAPTGDPVAPARALIFDSVYDSYRGVVTYVRVIDGHLTPGEQIQMFSTGVRHEALEVGVISPEPVASKGLGVGEVGYLITGVKDVRQSRVGDTITTYNNPTKHALAGYKDPKPMVFSGLFPLDGADFPALRDALDKLQLNDAALVYEPESSAALGFGFRCGFLGLLHMEIVRERLEREHKLNLISTAPNVVYNVTMDDGKEVRVTNPSEFPNGKVAVVKEPIVKSTILAPSEFIGTIMELCQERRGQLLGMDYISEDRVEIRYDLPLAEIVFDFFDQLKSRTKGYASLDYEEKGDAEGNLVKVDILLQGEAVDAFSAIVHRDKAYAYGVMMTGKLRQLIPRQQFDVPIQAAIGSRIIARESISAIRKDVLAKCYGGDISRKRKLLEKQKEGKKRMKMVGRVEVPQEAFVAALATDADIEKVKAARKL
- the rpsT gene encoding 30S ribosomal protein S20, with the translated sequence MANIKSQIKRIKTNEKARLRNKSVGSSIKTAVRKFRDAVTTGDSAVITTELRTASKALDVAVQKGVLHKNSAANKKSSMAKAAAKAGAR